The following are encoded together in the Lepidochelys kempii isolate rLepKem1 chromosome 7, rLepKem1.hap2, whole genome shotgun sequence genome:
- the GPHA2 gene encoding glycoprotein hormone alpha-2, which translates to MGKSPGTMPSCHAVIIISLLLILMVSPCWSYETIGPGCHLHPFDVTIKSDRRGTCRGSHVVQACVGYCESSAFPSKYSVLLASSFKHNITSVSQCCTISKMQKIKVRLHCRAVRHEEIEIFTAKSCQCDMCRLSRY; encoded by the exons aTGGGAAAA AGCCCAGGCACCATGCCGTCCTGCCATGCTGTCATCATCATCTCCCTGCTGCTGATCCTGATGGTTTCCCCATGCTGGAGCTATGAGACCATCGGGCCTGGCTGCCATCTGCACC CATTTGATGTAACCATCAAGAGCGACCGCCGTGGGACCTGCCGTGGGTCCCATGTGGTTCAGGCCTGTGTGGGCTACTGCGAATCCAGTGCCTTCCCCTCCAAGTACTCCGTCCTGCTGGCCAGCAGCTTCAAACACAACATCACCTCTGTGTCCCAGTGCTGCACCATCAGCAAGATGCAGAAg ATCAAAGTCCGCCTGCATTGCCGGGCCGTCCGCCACGAAGAGATAGAGATCTTCACTGCCAAGAGCTGCCAGTGCGACATGTGCCGCCTCTCCCGATACTGA